From the Quercus lobata isolate SW786 chromosome 6, ValleyOak3.0 Primary Assembly, whole genome shotgun sequence genome, one window contains:
- the LOC115993795 gene encoding late embryogenesis abundant protein D-29-like, translating to MAKRETLILVLWVVIMWVGICWCLDMDTAKETMNEAAGNAKEKAEETKQRAAEATQDAKDTTDSWADWAYEKLAEGIGFRQENAREGAQDMMDKAGDAAWKATDTMNSAASDTSNYASQKVGDAANTAYEKAGGMKDFASEKVGQTIRMVSDKAGDAKDTMAEAVSYGKDKGGDAYNDASETVNMATETAYDKAGDAEEMMEGAMRYGKHKAGNMCDGAKEKINTVSNMATDVAYDKANDAKEMMSGAVEYGKEKASDAKDTMNMASEKAYDAKDTMADKVGNTYDEAKEKINVASNVASDKAYDTKEEDSYMSAKDTVTEQAKAKYEAAKEKASEATVNLGDKMRKNKAEL from the exons ATGGCAAAGAGAGAGACTTTGATATTGGTGTTATGGGTAGTGATCATGTGGGTGGGTATTTGTTGGTGTTTGGACATGGACACTGCGAAGGAAACGATGAATGAAGCAGCAGGGAATGCCAAGGAGAAAGCAGAGGAGACCAAACAAAGGGCTGCCGAAGCAACGCAAGATGCCAAGGACACAACTGATTCCTGGGCCGATTGGGCTTATGAAAAGTTGGCTGA GGGAATTGGATTTAGACAAGAAAATGCAAGAGAAGGAGCCCAAGACATGATGGATAAAGCTGGGGATGCTGCGTGGAAGGCCACAGATACAATGAATTCTGCCGCATCTG ATACATCAAATTATGCTTCCCAGAAGGTTGGGGATGCAGCTAACACCGCTTATGAAAAGGCGGGTGGTATGAAGGACTTTGCATCTGAGAAAGTGGGTCAAACTATAAGAATGGTTTCAGATAAGGCTGGTGATGCCAAGGACACAATGGCAGAAGCAGTGTCATATGGAAAAGACAAAGGAGGTGATGCTTACAATGATGCTAGTGAGACAGTAAACATGGCTACAGAAACTGCCTATGATAAGGCTGGTGATGCTGAAGAGATGATGGAAGGAGCAATGAGGTATGGAAAACATAAAGCAGGCAATATGTGTGATGGAGCTAAAGAGAAAATTAACACGGTCTCAAACATGGCTACAGATGTGGCCTATGATAAAGCCAATGATGCTAAAGAGATGATGTCTGGGGCAGTTGAGTatggaaaagagaaagcaaGTGATGCCAAAGATACAATGAACATGGCTTCAGAGAAGGCTTATGATGCCAAAGATACAATGGCAGATAAAGTAGGCAATACATATGATGAAGCTAAGGAGAAAATAAATGTGGCTTCAAATGTGGCCTCAGATAAGGCCTATGATACCAAAGAGGAGGACTCTTACATGTCAGCCAAGGATACCGTGACTGAACAAGCCAAGGCTAAATATGAGGCTGCTAAGGAGAAGGCTTCGGAAGCCACAGTCAATCTTGGGGATAAGATGAGGAAGAATAAAGCAGAGCTATGA
- the LOC115995346 gene encoding ATPase family AAA domain-containing protein 3C, with protein sequence MAASRVSSCIAMAAAAASLSTLSNRAYADGPFNFYPFSSSSSSPSPEGDQTSKSKSDKKAQAEDSSRSSGFDPESLERGAKALREINNSPYSKQVFQLMRKQEDVRLEELAAEKLHHEAIEAQRAIDKQRKMHEEQRELIQQQGQAKAQMVRYENDLARKRMQTDHEVQRKNNVELVRMQEESSIRKEQARRATEEQVQAQRRQTEKERAEIERETIRVKAMAEAEGRAHEAKLTEEHNRRMLIERINGEREKWLAAINTTFSHIEGGFRVLLTDRNKLIMTVGGATALAAGVYTTREGARVMWSYVNRILGQPSLIRESSIARFPGSELISQAKNKILKSSTSAGAAGPVGSKNGHGNIVLHPSLQRRIDQLSRATANTKTHQAPFRNMMFYGPPGTGKTMVAREIARKSGLDYAMMTGGDVVPLGAQAVTKIHQIFDWAKKSNKGLLLFIDEADAFLCERNSTHMSEAQRSALNALLFRTGDQSRDIVLVLATNRPGDLDSAVTDRIDEVIEFPIPGEEERFKLLKLYLHKYLSDEGDSTAKWGVLFKKKTQKITINDVSDDVIREAARQTEGFSGREIAKLVASVQAAVYARPDCVLDTQLFKEVVDYKVVEHHQRIKLATEGGLPAFS encoded by the exons ATGGCTGCTTCAAGAGTATCGTCGTGTATAGCAATGGCTGCGGCGGCGGCGTCCTTGTCCACCCTCTCCAACCGCGCCTACGCCGACGGTCCCTTTAATTTCTatcctttctcttcttcttcttcgtctccGTCTCCCGAGGGAGACCAAACCTCGAAATCCAAGTCAGATAAGAAAGCCCAGGCCGAAGACTCCTCCAGAAGCTCCGGTTTCGATCCCGAATCACTAGAACGAGGCGCCAAAGCTCTTCGTGAAATCAACAACTCCCCTTACTCTAaacag GTTTTTCAACTGATGAGAAAGCAAGAAGATGTTCGCCTTGAGGAGTTGGCCGCAGAGAAGCTTCATCACGAAGCAATTGAAGCTCAACGTGCTATC GATAAGCAGAGGAAAATGCATGAAGAGCAAAGAGAGCTAATACAGCAACAAGGGCAGGCAAAGGCACAAATGGTGCGATATGAAAATGACCTGGCTAGAAAAAGAATGCAG ACAGATCATGAAGTTCAGAGGAAAAATAATGTTGAGTTGGTTAGGATGCAAGAGGAGTCCTCTATACGGAAAGAACAAGCAAGACGCGCTACTGAAGAACAGGTTCAAGCTCAGCGGCGCcaaactgagaaagagagagctgaaATAGAAAGGGAAACCATAAGAGTTAAGGCCATGGCGGAGGCTGAGGGTCGAGCCCATGAAGCAAAACTGACCGAGGAACATAACAGGAGAATGCTTATAGAACGGATTAACGGTGAAAGAGAGAAATGGCTTGCTGCAATCAATACAACTTTTAGTCACATTGAAG GGGGTTTTAGGGTCTTACTGACTGATAGGAATAAGTTGATTATGACTGTTGGAGGAGCCACTGCATTAGCTGCAGGAGTATATACAACTAG AGAAGGAGCAAGGGTTATGTGGAGTTATGTTAATCGGATTCTGGGGCAGCCATCACTTATTCGGGAATCATCCATTGCAAGATTTCCAGGGTCAGAACTAATTTctcaagcaaaaaataaaattttgaaatctagTACATCAGCTGGAGCAGCAGGGCCTGTGGGAAGTAAAAATGGTCATGGAAATATTGTTCTCCATCCTTCATTGCAAAGGAGAATAGACCAACTTTCTCGTGCTACAGCAAACACTAAAACTCATCAGGCACCCTTTCGTAATATGATGTTTTATGGACCTCCTGGCACTGGCAAAACTATGGTTGCCAGGGAGATAGCTCGGAAATCG GGTTTGGATTATGCCATGATGACAGGAGGAGATGTTGTGCCACTGGGTGCACAGGCCGTTACTAAAATTCACCAGATATTTGATTGGGCTAAAAAATCGAATAAAGGTTTACTGCTTTTTATTGATGAGGCAGATGCTTTCTTATGCGA GCGCAACAGTACACATATGAGTGAAGCACAACGAAGTGCTCTAAATGCACTGCTTTTCCGAACTGGAGATCAGTCTCGAGACATAGTGCTTGTTCTCGCCACAAACAGGCCTGGTGATCTTGACAGTGCTGTTACTGACCGCATTGATGAAGTCATTGAGTTTCCAATTCCAGGGGAGGAGGAACGTTTTAAACTGCTGAAACTCTACTTGCACAAGTACCTTTCTGATGAGGGTGACAGCACAGCTAAGTGGGGTGTTTTGTTCAAGAAAAAGACACAAAAGATAACTATCAATGATGTATCTGATGATGTGATCCGAGAGGCTGCGCGACAGACTGAAGGGTTCTCTGGCCGTGAGATAGCAAAACTAGTTGCCAGTGTCCAAGCAGCTGTTTATGCACGCCCAGATTGTGTGTTGGATACCCAGCTGTTTAAAGAAGTTGTAGATTACAAGGTTGTGGAGCATCACCAACGAATAAAACTAGCTACTGAGGGTGGTCTACCAGCTTTTAGCTAG